The following are from one region of the Gloeomargarita lithophora Alchichica-D10 genome:
- a CDS encoding Maf family protein, with product MLKPPRLILASASTARLHLLRQIGLEPLVCPSGVDEAQIHDPNPQSLVATLATAKATQVAQQFSPPGVVLGCDSLFELGGVVYGKPADAPTALAQLQQLSGKQGQLHTGHTLIDLTSGETLSRVATTQVFFARLTSAQMQAYVHTSEPLQCAGAFALEGKGGIWVERLTGCPSNVIGLSLPLLREMMQQLGYDLTQYW from the coding sequence ATGCTTAAGCCGCCCCGGTTGATTTTGGCTTCCGCTTCTACCGCTCGGTTGCACCTCCTGCGTCAGATCGGCCTGGAACCCCTGGTCTGTCCGAGTGGGGTGGATGAGGCCCAAATTCACGACCCCAACCCGCAGAGCTTGGTCGCAACTTTAGCAACGGCCAAGGCCACCCAGGTTGCCCAGCAATTTTCGCCGCCGGGGGTGGTACTGGGTTGTGATTCCCTATTTGAGTTGGGCGGGGTAGTTTATGGCAAGCCCGCTGATGCCCCGACCGCCCTGGCGCAACTCCAACAACTCAGCGGCAAACAGGGGCAATTGCACACCGGTCACACTTTGATAGATTTAACATCGGGCGAAACCCTCAGCCGGGTCGCCACCACCCAGGTCTTTTTTGCCCGCCTCACCTCTGCTCAAATGCAGGCGTATGTTCATACAAGCGAACCCTTGCAATGTGCGGGAGCCTTTGCCTTGGAGGGAAAAGGGGGCATCTGGGTCGAGCGGCTCACCGGTTGCCCTAGCAATGTGATTGGGCTGAGCTTGCCCCTATTGCGGGAAATGATGCAACAATTGGGCTATGACCTGACCCAGTACTGGTGA
- a CDS encoding FkbM family methyltransferase — protein MPLVFTPFLKRAGYLDNLTMTLANVGSRRLHATDDLGGQGWSVFAPNLTIYGFDADPEACDAANADVKKQGINWQETHIPLVLSHTCGTQTLYVTKNPMCSSLYPPNEPYLERFNGLDVMELDFAMQVETTTLDTFCQQEGVTGVDFLRTDVQGADLDVLRGAQNLLDQSGLAVEVEVIFAPLYVGQPLFANVDMFMREQGFTLMEIRLHPGVPRRVLPMVSKPIYHGQKLWANATYVRDILAPETPDHWRNPEHIFKLACILDVLSGHDYAAELLMYLVEVHQWPLQELLLNAVRAYAPEHLWPQLPLLSYLQNKINA, from the coding sequence ATGCCCCTCGTTTTTACTCCTTTCCTGAAAAGGGCGGGATACCTCGACAACCTCACCATGACCCTCGCCAATGTGGGTTCCCGTCGTCTTCATGCCACCGACGATTTGGGCGGTCAGGGCTGGTCGGTCTTTGCCCCCAATTTAACCATCTATGGCTTTGATGCTGACCCAGAAGCCTGTGATGCGGCCAATGCGGATGTAAAAAAACAGGGGATTAACTGGCAGGAAACCCATATACCGTTGGTTTTAAGCCATACCTGCGGCACCCAAACGCTTTATGTGACCAAAAACCCCATGTGTTCTTCCCTTTATCCCCCCAACGAACCTTATCTGGAGCGGTTTAACGGGCTGGATGTGATGGAACTGGATTTTGCGATGCAGGTGGAAACCACCACCTTAGATACCTTTTGTCAACAAGAAGGAGTCACAGGTGTTGATTTTTTAAGAACCGATGTGCAAGGGGCTGATTTAGATGTCCTGCGGGGGGCACAAAATCTACTGGATCAAAGTGGATTGGCCGTGGAAGTAGAAGTGATTTTTGCACCTTTGTATGTGGGGCAACCCCTTTTTGCCAATGTGGATATGTTTATGCGGGAACAGGGTTTTACATTGATGGAAATCAGACTCCATCCTGGGGTGCCCCGTCGGGTATTACCGATGGTGAGTAAACCCATTTATCACGGTCAAAAACTCTGGGCAAATGCCACCTATGTAAGGGATATTCTCGCACCAGAAACCCCGGATCACTGGCGCAATCCCGAACATATTTTCAAGCTCGCTTGCATCCTGGATGTGCTGAGCGGTCACGATTATGCGGCGGAATTATTAATGTATTTGGTGGAAGTTCATCAGTGGCCGCTACAGGAATTGCTACTCAACGCTGTGCGTGCCTACGCTCCTGAGCATTTGTGGCCGCAATTACCCCTGCTTAGCTATTTGCAGAATAAAATCAATGCTTAA
- a CDS encoding ABC transporter ATP-binding protein, whose translation MTPLIVVEQVYKSFPLPQGKGGFLVLNDISLQIKVGEVVALLGRSGSGKSTLLRIMAGLIPPTQGRVWSDGTLLRGANRQVAMVFQSFALLPWLTVQENVELGLEARGVGREERRRRALKAIDLVGLDGFESAYPRELSGGMKQRVGFARAFALEPQALFMDEPFSALDVLTAENLRGEIDDLWQAGMFPSQSILIVTHNIEEAVFLADRVIVLGANPGRIRGEVVIDLPRPHDRTSPRFKALVDYIYTVMTNPDIEVTGKVEVAVPKKPRSPYAQPLPHVRVGGISGLLELVVDQPSAQTDIPLLAERLQLAVDDLLPILDAAQMLGFAEVSQGDVCLTPVGQDFATTTILRSKDLFRQQALDNVPVLVSMVQTLRQKRSHTMGADFFLALWDDYFPLAEAERLFATAVDWGRYAELFEYDANEERIYLSEPAAGNGSDIPPLEEELG comes from the coding sequence ATGACTCCATTGATTGTGGTGGAACAGGTTTATAAAAGTTTTCCGCTCCCCCAGGGCAAGGGGGGGTTTTTGGTGCTGAATGACATTAGTTTGCAAATCAAGGTGGGGGAGGTGGTGGCACTCCTGGGGCGCAGTGGCAGTGGCAAAAGTACCCTCCTGCGGATTATGGCGGGCTTGATTCCCCCCACCCAGGGGCGGGTTTGGAGCGATGGTACCCTCCTGCGGGGGGCAAACCGGCAGGTGGCGATGGTGTTTCAGAGTTTTGCCCTGTTGCCCTGGTTGACGGTGCAGGAGAATGTGGAATTGGGTCTGGAAGCCCGGGGCGTAGGGCGGGAAGAACGCCGGCGGCGGGCATTGAAAGCCATTGACCTGGTGGGGTTGGACGGGTTTGAAAGTGCCTACCCCCGCGAACTGTCCGGGGGGATGAAACAACGGGTGGGGTTTGCCCGTGCCTTTGCCCTGGAGCCGCAAGCCCTGTTTATGGATGAACCCTTTAGTGCTTTAGATGTACTAACAGCGGAAAACCTGCGGGGGGAAATTGATGACCTGTGGCAGGCGGGGATGTTTCCCTCCCAAAGTATCTTGATTGTCACCCACAATATTGAAGAGGCGGTATTTTTGGCCGACCGGGTAATCGTCTTGGGCGCCAATCCGGGGCGCATCCGGGGGGAAGTGGTGATTGATTTGCCCCGCCCCCATGACCGGACTTCGCCCCGTTTCAAAGCCCTGGTGGATTACATTTACACGGTGATGACCAACCCGGATATTGAAGTCACGGGCAAGGTCGAGGTGGCCGTCCCCAAAAAACCCCGGTCGCCCTACGCCCAGCCTTTGCCCCACGTGCGGGTGGGGGGGATCAGCGGTCTGCTGGAATTGGTGGTGGATCAACCCTCCGCCCAGACAGATATTCCCCTGTTGGCGGAACGATTGCAACTCGCCGTGGATGATCTGCTGCCGATTTTGGATGCCGCCCAGATGCTGGGGTTTGCGGAAGTTTCCCAGGGGGATGTGTGCCTAACCCCAGTGGGGCAGGATTTTGCCACGACCACGATTTTACGCAGTAAGGATTTATTTCGCCAACAGGCTTTGGATAATGTGCCCGTATTGGTGAGTATGGTGCAAACCCTGCGGCAAAAACGCAGTCATACCATGGGGGCGGATTTTTTCCTGGCCTTATGGGATGACTACTTTCCCCTAGCGGAGGCGGAGCGGTTGTTTGCCACGGCGGTGGACTGGGGACGCTATGCGGAGTTGTTTGAATACGATGCCAACGAAGAACGAATTTATCTCTCGGAGCCAGCGGCGGGTAACGGCAGTGATATACCCCCTTTAGAAGAAGAACTAGGCTAG